The sequence TTGAAACCAAAGGGCTATGGAATGACAAGCCATGCCGAGCTTCACCACTTCGCCGACGCCAGTGAGAGTGGCTATGGCTCAGTCAGCTACATCAGACAGTTGAACCAGCAGGATGTCATTCACGTCACTTTGGTCCTTGGAAAGTCCAGAGTTCTTCCCCTTAAGAACATCACTGTGCCACGACTGGAGCTGGCAGCTGCAGCTTTGCTGGTGAAGGTAGATAGAATGCTGAGAGGAGAGTTACAGCTTGACCTAAAGCCTTCATGTTTCTGGACTGATAGCCAAACAGTGCTCAAGTACATTGCAAATGGCCGAGCAAGGTATAAGACCTATGTAGCCAATAGGGTCTCACTGATTCGGGACAATACAGACCTGTCCCAATGAGGATACGTAAGCAGCAAGGACAATCCTGCTGATGATTCATCCAGAGGATTGAATGCAGGAAGATTCATGGAGCAAAGGAGATGGATACATGCCCCTGAATTCTTATGGAACACAAAGGAAAGTTGGCCAGTGGAGGAAGTATTGGACTCTGTGTCACAGGACGATCCAGAGGTCAGGAAAAGTGCTACTGTATTGGAAGCAGTAGTGAACCCTGCGACACCCACAGACCAGCTTATTTCGTTCTTTTCTGACTGGAGGAGACTACTCAAAGCAGTGGCATGGTATCTCAGACTGAAaaagatgttgatgatgattgtgaaaagaggaaaggagCAGCCCTCGTCTCAAGTCAGCACCCGCTCAAGCAGGAAAAAGGTGAGGATACAAATTGAAGATTTCAGGACCTACCTTGGTGGGCAGCTCCTCACTGTTGAAGATCTTGCAGAGGCAGAAAGGTCAGTCGTCACATACACCCAAGGACAAGCCTTCGGTGCTGAAATTGCAACACTGGAGATGATCCCACCTAGAGTGCACAAGGGCAGTAAGATCTGCAGGCTTGATCCTGTCCTAGACGAGGGCATTCTGAGTAGGTGGCCGACTGCACAAATCTGCAATGCCTGAGGAAACCAAACACCCCTGCATCTTGCCCAAAGACTCGCACATCTCAATACTGCTCTTAAGACACATCCATGAACGCTGTGGCCACAATGGCAGAAACCACATGCTATCGGAGCTCCGGAAAAAGTACTGGATTTTAAAAGGCAACTCAGTTGCCAGGAAGGTGCTCTCAAAATGTGTCATGTGTCGACGTTCGAGGGGCAAGGCAAGTGAACAGAAGATGGCGGATTTGCCATTAGAAAGAATCCTACCTGACCTCCCTCCATATACCAATGTCGGGTTGGACTACTTTGGCCCGTTTGAAGTGAAACGAGGGAGAACTGCCATCAAAAGGTATGGAGTTCTTTTTACATGCATGTCTAGTAGAGCTATTCATTTGGAAATTGCTTTTACACTTGACACAGACTCATGCATTCATGCTTTGAGGAGATTTGTCTGCAGGAGGGGCCAGGTGAAGCACATCAGGTCTGATAATGGAACAAACCTGGTGGGTGCACACGGAGAGCTCAAGAAGGCCCTGAAGTCACTGAACGAGAGGAAAATCCAAGATGCTAT is a genomic window of Clupea harengus chromosome 1, Ch_v2.0.2, whole genome shotgun sequence containing:
- the LOC122132887 gene encoding uncharacterized protein LOC122132887, which encodes MPEETKHPCILPKDSHISILLLRHIHERCGHNGRNHMLSELRKKYWILKGNSVARKVLSKCVMCRRSRGKASEQKMADLPLERILPDLPPYTNVGLDYFGPFEVKRGRTAIKRFVCRRGQVKHIRSDNGTNLVGAHGELKKALKSLNERKIQDAMLPDGIEWSFNPPSASHHGGAWERLIRSVRQVLNSTLHQQSIDDEGLQTLFCEVEAILNNRPLCTVSSDPHDLEPLTPNHILLLKANPILPPGTFLKSDIYARRRWKQVQYMADLFWQRWTKEYLLLLQERQKWTSLKKCRRHCPGR